In the genome of Pelobacter seleniigenes DSM 18267, one region contains:
- a CDS encoding CinA family nicotinamide mononucleotide deamidase-related protein, with the protein MSNFDIAVLTTGDELLNGELSDTNTSTIAEILSRCGYRLRCSLAVPDQEKEIMAALNYLAAHVRFVIVTGGLGSTRDDLTARAAARTFHQALVINEEAMAMIRDWFARRNRPMEPSNERQALLPQQAVPLANSLGTAPGFRLRHGQCELFFLPGVPTEMKAMFEREVLPLLQQEIPQSNPLQQRTFKLFGLPEPRVNRLIPYRELPDGVEVAFGLEFPLVLLKLKAYGEDGAQKLDLAEALLLKSLGNHLLARNEETPAGNVGKLLIQAGLTLSLAESCTGGLLASLLTSEAGASAFLERGGVTYANSAKMAWLGVPEQVLQQYGAVSEQCARAMAGGLRRSSRTDVALAITGIAGPDGGSPDKPVGTVFLALAGGEGIHVKRYHFSGDRGQVQKMSAYMALEWLRRYALQQLNPVPPAAAE; encoded by the coding sequence ATGTCCAATTTCGATATTGCCGTACTGACCACCGGGGACGAGCTGCTTAACGGCGAGTTGAGCGACACCAATACCAGCACCATCGCCGAAATCCTCTCCCGCTGCGGCTATCGGCTGCGCTGCAGCCTGGCGGTTCCGGACCAGGAAAAAGAGATCATGGCGGCCCTCAATTATCTCGCCGCTCATGTCCGTTTTGTCATTGTCACCGGCGGCCTCGGCTCAACCCGGGATGACCTCACCGCCCGCGCTGCGGCCCGCACCTTTCACCAGGCCCTGGTCATCAATGAAGAGGCGATGGCCATGATCCGCGACTGGTTCGCCCGGCGCAACCGCCCCATGGAACCGAGCAACGAGCGCCAGGCGCTGCTGCCGCAGCAAGCCGTACCGCTGGCCAACAGCCTCGGCACCGCCCCCGGCTTCCGCCTGCGGCATGGTCAGTGCGAGCTGTTTTTCCTGCCCGGGGTGCCGACGGAGATGAAGGCTATGTTTGAACGGGAAGTCCTGCCCCTGCTGCAGCAGGAGATCCCGCAGAGCAACCCGCTCCAGCAACGCACCTTCAAGCTGTTCGGCCTGCCCGAGCCGCGGGTCAACCGGTTGATTCCCTACCGCGAACTGCCGGACGGGGTGGAGGTTGCCTTCGGCCTGGAATTTCCGCTGGTTCTATTGAAGCTGAAAGCCTATGGCGAGGACGGCGCACAAAAACTCGACCTGGCCGAAGCGCTGCTGCTGAAAAGCCTCGGCAATCACCTGCTCGCCCGCAACGAGGAGACTCCGGCTGGCAACGTCGGCAAGCTGCTGATCCAGGCCGGCCTGACCTTGTCCCTGGCCGAATCCTGCACCGGCGGCCTGCTCGCCAGCCTGCTGACCAGCGAAGCGGGGGCCTCGGCGTTTCTTGAACGCGGCGGAGTGACCTACGCCAACTCGGCCAAAATGGCCTGGCTCGGGGTTCCGGAACAGGTTCTGCAACAGTACGGAGCGGTCAGCGAGCAGTGCGCCCGGGCCATGGCCGGCGGCTTAAGGCGGAGCAGCAGAACCGACGTTGCCCTGGCCATTACCGGGATTGCCGGTCCGGATGGCGGTAGCCCGGACAAACCCGTCGGGACCGTGTTTCTAGCCCTGGCCGGCGGGGAAGGGATTCATGTCAAGCGCTATCATTTTAGCGGAGATCGGGGGCAGGTACAGAAAATGAGTGCCTACATGGCGCTGGAATGGCTGCGTCGCTATGCATTACAGCAACTGAATCCGGTCCCCCCGGCGGCGGCAGAATAA
- a CDS encoding phosphatidylglycerophosphatase A family protein produces the protein MSEPSPSNRNTPWLTLFLASNAGLGYAPVASGTFGTLMGIPCYYLISRLNVPLQALALLAVILLSCKICDLAGQHYQEPDDGRIVIDELAGYLVTTAFLPFSWGIAIAGFFCFRLFDICKPFPASWFDREWKNGLGVTLDDVVAGIYALILLRLGLALFG, from the coding sequence ATGAGTGAACCGTCCCCAAGCAACCGCAATACGCCCTGGCTGACCCTGTTTCTGGCCAGCAACGCCGGCCTTGGCTATGCCCCGGTGGCATCCGGCACCTTCGGCACCCTGATGGGAATCCCCTGTTACTACCTCATCTCCCGGCTCAATGTGCCGCTCCAGGCCCTGGCGCTGCTGGCCGTCATTCTGCTGAGCTGCAAAATCTGCGATCTGGCGGGGCAACACTACCAGGAGCCGGACGATGGCCGCATCGTCATTGACGAACTGGCCGGCTACCTGGTCACCACCGCATTTTTGCCTTTCAGCTGGGGGATCGCTATAGCCGGGTTCTTCTGCTTCCGCCTGTTCGATATCTGCAAGCCGTTTCCGGCCAGCTGGTTCGACCGGGAGTGGAAAAACGGCCTCGGGGTCACCCTGGACGATGTCGTGGCCGGCATCTACGCCCTCATTTTACTGCGTCTCGGCCTGGCCCTGTTCGGCTGA
- the larC gene encoding nickel pincer cofactor biosynthesis protein LarC codes for MKTLYLDSFSGISGDMFLGLMLDFGLDPDQLRQELAKLPISGFELQISREQRHGIEGCRCRVVCAETHHHRHWSDIDQLLATSTLAVPISQLARKFFRRLGEAEAKVHGIDINQVHFHEVGAIDAIVDLTGAAIALHLLDITSVRCAPLPLSRGMSRCAHGALPLPAPATLEILRGKPVYDSGISQELVTPTGATIAAEIAEFGPLPALPLGITAYGVGGWELEDRPNLLRGILFENAAALPEQDSVQVLETHIDDSTPEVLGNLLEQLLAAGALDAGYSPLQMKKNRPGNLLTVVCRPPQAEQLAQLIMRESSAIGVRGSLQQRYRLNRRSSTVQTELGQARVKLLYSGTQFLRLTAEYDDCRELARQSGQPLQQVYRIVEETAYAKLDLSTPGDGHE; via the coding sequence ATGAAAACGCTCTATCTCGATTCTTTTTCCGGTATTTCCGGAGACATGTTTCTGGGCCTGATGCTCGATTTCGGCCTGGACCCCGACCAGCTCAGGCAGGAACTCGCCAAGTTACCGATCTCCGGCTTTGAGCTGCAAATTTCCCGCGAACAGCGCCACGGCATTGAAGGCTGCCGCTGCCGGGTCGTCTGCGCGGAAACCCATCATCACCGCCATTGGAGTGATATCGATCAGCTGCTGGCGACCAGCACCCTGGCCGTGCCGATCAGCCAACTGGCACGCAAGTTCTTCCGCCGTCTGGGTGAGGCCGAGGCCAAAGTCCACGGGATCGATATCAATCAGGTCCATTTTCACGAAGTCGGGGCGATCGATGCCATAGTCGATCTGACCGGCGCGGCCATTGCCCTGCATTTGCTGGACATCACCAGCGTTCGCTGCGCTCCGTTGCCGCTGTCACGCGGCATGTCCCGTTGCGCCCACGGCGCGCTACCCCTGCCCGCCCCCGCGACCCTGGAAATCCTCCGCGGCAAACCGGTTTACGACAGCGGGATTAGCCAGGAACTGGTCACGCCGACCGGTGCAACCATCGCCGCCGAGATCGCCGAGTTTGGCCCCCTGCCCGCTTTGCCCCTCGGAATAACGGCCTACGGGGTCGGCGGTTGGGAGCTGGAGGATCGCCCCAACCTGCTGCGCGGCATCCTCTTTGAAAACGCCGCTGCCCTGCCCGAGCAGGACAGCGTCCAGGTCCTGGAAACCCATATCGATGACAGCACCCCGGAAGTCCTCGGCAACCTCTTGGAACAGCTGCTCGCGGCCGGCGCGCTGGATGCCGGTTATTCACCACTGCAGATGAAGAAAAACCGCCCGGGCAACCTGCTGACCGTGGTCTGCCGGCCACCCCAGGCCGAGCAGCTGGCCCAGTTGATCATGCGGGAAAGCAGCGCTATCGGGGTGCGCGGTTCCCTGCAGCAGCGCTACCGACTCAACCGCCGCAGCAGCACCGTACAGACGGAGCTGGGCCAGGCGCGGGTCAAACTGCTCTATTCCGGAACACAATTTCTGCGCCTGACCGCTGAATACGATGACTGCCGGGAACTGGCGCGACAGAGCGGCCAACCGCTCCAGCAGGTTTACCGCATCGTCGAAGAGACCGCCTATGCCAAACTCGATCTGAGCACGCCGGGGGACGGCCATGAGTGA